Proteins encoded in a region of the Vicia villosa cultivar HV-30 ecotype Madison, WI linkage group LG5, Vvil1.0, whole genome shotgun sequence genome:
- the LOC131602348 gene encoding homeobox-DDT domain protein RLT2-like isoform X2, whose product MEEENKLLEEENKVKRKMKSASQLEILEKAYAAEAYPSEAFRAELSVKLGLSDRQLQMWFCHRRQKDRKASPIVNKAVAPIGHVDAQYGVMGFTTMGAGLPAMEGSSYREAHQTLQELRAVALVERQLGETLREDGPILGMEFDSLPPGAFGAPLGAVAMGQNSQSEWPVEAKVYEHLDKGISRTLHEYQFIPEQPTVKNEIYERDTTSVHFSSLDGVPHSSALSFLNGNESAPKVYGVQGQKIPGLNLLSESQHQQGRQNHLMLSASGGNDNVPLKNPFVDVTLNTQRGAHQVTLINTPLVLSDRRVIHEEELSRFQRKRKNEEARLQRELEVQEKRIRKELVKQDILRQKREEQIKKEMERQEREMQKEKERCLREQKREQERQEKFLQKESIRAEKLRQKEELQRVKEAARIKAAGERAIARRMVKDAIDLIEDERLELMELAASKKGLSSILDLDYETMQNLELYGDGPTSFPPKSVQLKRAFSIQPWADSDENVGDLLMVWKFLITFADVLGIWPFTLDELIQAFHDYDPRMLGEIHIVLLRSIIKDVEDVARTPTTGLGANQNSVPGSGGGHPQVVEGAYAWGFDIKNWQRHLNPLTWPEILRQFALSAGFGPQLKKQNIEPVHPSNHEGNDGKDIISNLRNGAAVENAVAIMQEKGLTNPRRNRHRLTPGTVKYAAFHVLSLEGSRGLNILEVADKIQKSGLRDLTTSKNPEASISSALSRDTELFEKTAPSTYCVRPAYRKDPADSEAIYSSARERIRIFKSGLVGAEEADDGERDEDCETDVAKDPETDKLRVQTNMKKEVSSHEEFNANTIVRSGKDNAEVLQTPDSCHEKVHEGLGSTADGGFNEQKDVRRSSEINGVADPILKGIDVDENTLGEPWVQGLMEGEYSDLSVEERLHALVALITVAIEGNSIRVVLEERLEAANALKKQMWAEAQLDKRRIKEDYLVKMQSFSNLGNKSEPAVTFPSVGDKECPVHTVEVENEKALLTPCDQHEQINSMQENQNLMPNSLEANLQKQDCSTGQDNYSLQQSIYAAEKSRSSFKSYIGQLGEQIFMHRSLPLGLDRRRNRYWQFITSASLSDPGCGRIFMELHDGCWKLIDSEEGFDALLASLDVRGIRESHLHATLQRIEMSFKESVRRNVQNDMKMQNGDTVEKLKTEAVKMVTDQDCSTNIYRPTSVCMDDLNTSVASTSFTVQLGRNEVEDKDAYMRYWDFEKWMLKECLNSSVSCAMKFGKKRCKELLLMCDLCHHVYFCRGTPCPSCHRTFSINQGNSSSFEHIARSEDKMKTDTHFFLDSSSLPLRMRLLKVLLSVVEATLPQEALQTYWTERYRKSWNSKLEASSSTEDILQMLTALECAIKREFLASDYETTSELLGSVCSSVCRPNDIIRGERIPVLPWVPYTTAAVTLRLMELDACIFYTSQQKLESEKDKQIGVVMLPSKSVAAKISYNACAIESSFQTKHTVENWGALGAGLESYSRGQRTRQGRSDSHGQRSQGRVASSRPTSRKRSTTSNSRRIGKLHGWKGTLNGQGRVRGRRSIRSRQKPAAKMNVINDERDTPKDIMEETLIFVREEINEGETEANVLNASNSERSGYEGDLYRATGDEVDMDDDVNDDDIEDGQADLITGGNSNTGYSREENEEKTEDPDGVGSTSLDYSD is encoded by the exons ATGGAGGAGGAGAACAAGCTACTGGAAGAGGAGAACAAGGTGAAGCGTAAAATGAAGTCTGCTTCACAGTTGGAGATTCTAGAAAAAGCATATGCTG CGGAGGCGTACCCGTCTGAGGCGTTCAGGGCTGAGTTATCTGTGAAGTTGGGTTTGTCTGATCGTCAGTTACAGATGTGGTTCTGTCACAGGAGACAGAAGGATAGGAAGGCTTCGCCGATTGTTAATAAGGCTGTGGCGCCAATTGGTCATGTGGATGCACAGTATGGGGTGATGGGCTTTACTACGATGGGAGCTGGATTGCCTGCAATGGAAGGCAGTAGTTACCGTGAAGCTCATCAGACATTACAGGAGCTGCGAGCTGTTGCATTGGTGGAAAGACAGTTGGGGGAGACATTAAGAGAGGATGGACCTATTCTTGGGATGGAGTTTGATTCCCTGCCACCCGGTGCATTTGGTGCACCATTAG GAGCAGTGGCAATGGGACAAAACAGCCAATCTGAATGGCCTGTTGAGGCAAAGGTTTATGAACATCTGGATAAG GGCATTTCAAGGACTCTCCATGAATATCAATTTATTCCAGAGCAGCCAACTGTTAAAAATGAGATATACGAGAGAGATACTACATCCGTTCACTTTAGTTCTCTTGATGGTGTTCCACATTCTAGTGCGCTGTCTTTCCTTAACGGGAATGAATCTGCACCTAAGGTATATGGAGTCCAAGGTCAGAAGATACCTGGTCTAAATCTTTTGTCCGAGTCTCAGCATCAGCAAGGTAGGCAGAATCATCTCATGCTTTCTGCTTCAGGAGGGAATGACAATGTTCCACTAAAGAACCCATTTGTTGATGTAACTCTTAATACTCAAAGGGGGGCTCACCAAGTAACTCTGATTAACACCCCTCTAGTGCTATCTGATAGGAGGGTTATCCACGAGGAGGAACTTTCAAGGTTTCAAAGGAAGCGAAAG AATGAAGAGGCTAGATTGCAACGGGAACTTGAAGTACAAGAAAAAAGAATTAGAAAAGAACTTGTAAAACAGGATATTCTAAGGCAGAAG AGAGAGGAGCAAATAAAGAAAGAGATggagaggcaagaacgtgaaatgCAGAAGGAAAAGGAAAGGTGCCTTAGAGAACAGAAGCGCGAGCAAGAGCGACAGGAAAAGTTTTTGCAGAAGGAATCAATCAGA GCTGAGAAACTGAGACAGAAGGAAGAACTACAGAGGGTGAAGGAGGCGGCAAGGATTAAAGCTGCAGGTGAGAGAGCTATTGCCCGCAGAATGGTCAAAGATGCAATAGACCTTATTGAAGACGAACGTCTGGAACTCATGGAATTAGCTGCATCAAAGAAGGGGCTATCTTCAATACTGGATCTTGACTACGAAACTATGCAAAATCTGGAATTATATGGTG ATGGGCCTACTTCCTTCCCACCCAAGTCTGTACAGTTGAAAAGAGCTTTTTCAATTCAACCTTGGGCAGATTCTGACGAGAATGTAGGAGATCTTCTAATG GTTTGGAAGTTCTTGATTACCTTTGCTGATGTTCTTGGAATATGGCCATTTACATTGGATGAGCTTATACAAGCTTTTCATGATTAT GACCCTAGGATGTTAGGTGAGATCCATATTGTTCTTCTGAGATCCATTATAAAAGATGTTGAAGATGTTGCAAGAACACCCACTACTGGATTAGGAGCTAACCAAAATAGTGTTCCGGGCTCTGGTGGGGGGCATCCACAGGTAGTTGAAGGG GCATATGCATGGGGTTTTGATATAAAAAATTGGCAGCGGCATTTAAATCCATTAACATGGCCAGAGATTTTGCGACAATTTGCCTTGTCAGCTGGATTTGGGCCTCAATTGAAGAAACAGAATATTGAGCCAGTGCATCCTAGCAACCATGAG GGTAATGATGGTAAAGATATAATTTCTAATCTACGAAATGGAGCTGCTGTTGAAAATGCTGTTGCTATTATGCAAGAGAAAGGTTTAACTAATCCAAGAAGAAATAGGCATCGATTGACGCCTGGAACTGTTAAATATGCTGCATTTCATGTCCTTTCTTTGGAAGGAAGCAGAGGCCTCAATATATTGGAAGTTGCAGACAAGATTCAG AAATCTGGACTCCGTGATCTTACAACTAGCAAAAACCCAGAGGCTTCTATATCTTCTGCTTTGTCTAGGGATACAGAACTATTTGAAAAGACTGCTCCTTCAACATACTGTGTACGTCCTGCATACAGAAAGGACCCAGCTGATTCTGAAGCAATTTATTCATCTGCCAGGGAAAGAATCAGGATATTCAAAAGCGGACTCGTGGGTGcagaagaagctgatgatggTGAAAGGGATGAAGATTGTGAAACTGATGTGGCAAAAGATCCTGAGACTGATAAATTAAGAGTTCaaacaaatatgaaaaaggaGGTCTCAAGTCATGAGGAATTTAATGCAAACACTATTGTGAGAAGTGGGAAGGACAATGCTGAGGTTTTGCAAACTCCTGATAGTTGCCATGAGAAAGTTCATGAGGGGTTAGGATCAACTGCTGATGGAGGCTTTAATGAACAGAAAGATGTTCGTAGATCTAGTGAAATTAATGGGGTTGCCGATCCTATTCTAAAAGGCATAGATGTTGATGAAAACACTCTTGGTGAACCATGGGTACAAGGGCTTATGGAGGGAGAGTATTCAGATCTTAGTGTAGAGGAGCGTCTTCACGCTCTTGTTGCTTTGATTACTGTGGCAATTGAAGGGAATTCTATCCGTGTTGTACTTGAG GAACGTCTAGAAGCCGCAAATGCTTTAAAGAAGCAGATGTGGGCTGAGGCACAACTTGATAAACGACGTATTAAAGAGGATTATCTTGTTAAAATGCAATCTTTCTCCAATTTGGGAAACAAGAGTGAACCAGCTGTTACATTTCCATCAGTAGGGGATAAAGAGTGCCCAGTGCATACTGTTGAAGTTGAAAATGAGAAGGCTTTACTCACTCCCTGCGACCAGCATGAACAGATAAATTCAATGCAGGAAAATCAAAATCTTATGCCGAATTCGTTAGAAGCGAACTTGCAGAAGCAAGATTGTTCCACTGGCCAAGATAATTATTCTCTCCAACAATCTATTTACGCTGCTGAAAAATCAAGGTCGAGTTTTAAATCATATATTGGTCAATTGGGGGAACAAATTTTCATGCATAGATCATTGCCTCTTGGTTTGGATCGAAGACGAAACCGATACTGGCAGTTCATTACTTCTGCTTCTCTAAGCGATCCAGGTTGTGGCAGGATTTTTATGGAATTGCATGATGGCTGTTGGAAGCTGAttgattctgaagag GGTTTTGATGCTCTATTGGCATCATTGGATGTACGTGGAATCAGGGAGTCCCACTTGCATGCGACGTTGCAAAGAATTGAGATGTCCTTCAAAGAATCTGTTAGAAGAAATGTTCAAAATGACATGAAAATGCAAAATGGAGACACTGTCGAAAAACTCAAGACAGAGGCAGTTAAAATGGTCACAGACCAAGATTGCAGTACTAATATTTACCGTCCCACTTCTGTCTGCATGGATGATTTGAACACATCAGTGGCCTCGACATCTTTTACGGTTCAGCTTGGGAGAAATGAAGTTGAAGACAAAGATGCTTATATGAGATATTGGGACTTTGAGAAATGGATGCTAAAGGAATGTCTAAATAGCTCAGTATCATGTGCAATGAAGTTTGGGAAGAAAAGGTGCAAAGAACTACTTCTCATGTGTGACTTGTGTCATCATGTCTATTTCTGTAGAGGAACACCATGTCCTTCATGCCATAGAACTTTCAGTATCAATCAGGGAAATTCTAGTTCTTTTGAACATATTGCTCGTTCTGAAGACAAGATGAAGACCGACACTCATTTTTTTCTTGATTCATCCTCTTTGCCATTGAGAATGAGGTTGCTCAAAGTCCTCTTGTCAGTTGTTGAG GCAACTCTTCCTCAAGAAGCTCTTCAAACTTATTGGACAGAGAGGTACAGAAAGTCTTGGAATTCAAAGCTGGAAGCTTCCTCATCGACTGAAGATATTCTGCAG ATGTTGACTGCATTGGAATGTGCTATAAAAAGGGAGTTTTTGGCTTCAGACTATGAAACTACCAGTGAGCTGTTAGGTTCTGTTTGCTCTTCTGTATGTCGTCCTAATGATATCATTCGTGGGGAAAGGATACCTGTGCTTCCATGGGTGCCATATACAACTGCTGCTGTGACTCTAAGGCTCATGGAACTCGATGCATGCATATTTTACACTTCACAACAAAAGCTGGAGTCGGAGAAGGATAAACAAATTGGGGTTGTTATG CTTCCATCAAAATCTGTTGCTGCTAAAATTTCCTACAACGCATGTGCGATTGAATCTTCATTTCAGACTAAGCATACTGTAGAGAACTGGGGTGCTCTTGGTGCTGGTCTTGAGAGCTACAGCAGAGGACAAAGGACTCGACAAGGCCGCAGTGACTCTCATGGTCAAAGATCACAAGGAAGAGTTGCTAGTTCAAGACCCACTTCCAGAAAGAGAAGTACTACATCTAACAGCAGGAGAATAGGAAAATTACATGGATGGAAAGGGACACTGAACGGACAAGGACGCGTTCGGGGTCGGAGGAGCATTAGAAGTAGGCAGAAACCAGCAGCCAAGATGAATGTGATTAATGATGAGAGAGATACCCCAAAAGACATCATGGAGGAAACACTAATCTTTGTCAGAGAGGAAATTAATGAAGGTGAAACAGAAGCCAATGTTCTAAATGCTAGCAATTCGGAAAGATCAGGCTACGAAGGTGATCTTTATCGAGCAACAGGAGACGAAGTGGATATGGATGATGATGTCAATGACGATGACATTGAAGATGGGCAGGCAGATCTTATAACTGGAGGGAACTCAAACACAGGGTACAGCagagaagaaaatgaagaaaaaaccgAGGATCCAGATGGTGTTGGTTCTACCTCATTAGATTACAGTGATTAA
- the LOC131602348 gene encoding homeobox-DDT domain protein RLT2-like isoform X1 — protein MEEENKLLEEENKVKRKMKSASQLEILEKAYAAEAYPSEAFRAELSVKLGLSDRQLQMWFCHRRQKDRKASPIVNKAVAPIGHVDAQYGVMGFTTMGAGLPAMEGSSYREAHQTLQELRAVALVERQLGETLREDGPILGMEFDSLPPGAFGAPLGAVAMGQNSQSEWPVEAKVYEHLDKGISRTLHEYQFIPEQPTVKNEIYERDTTSVHFSSLDGVPHSSALSFLNGNESAPKVYGVQGQKIPGLNLLSESQHQQGRQNHLMLSASGGNDNVPLKNPFVDVTLNTQRGAHQVTLINTPLVLSDRRVIHEEELSRFQRKRKNEEARLQRELEVQEKRIRKELVKQDILRQKREEQIKKEMERQEREMQKEKERCLREQKREQERQEKFLQKESIRAEKLRQKEELQRVKEAARIKAAGERAIARRMVKDAIDLIEDERLELMELAASKKGLSSILDLDYETMQNLELYGDGPTSFPPKSVQLKRAFSIQPWADSDENVGDLLMVWKFLITFADVLGIWPFTLDELIQAFHDYDPRMLGEIHIVLLRSIIKDVEDVARTPTTGLGANQNSVPGSGGGHPQVVEGAYAWGFDIKNWQRHLNPLTWPEILRQFALSAGFGPQLKKQNIEPVHPSNHEGNDGKDIISNLRNGAAVENAVAIMQEKGLTNPRRNRHRLTPGTVKYAAFHVLSLEGSRGLNILEVADKIQKSGLRDLTTSKNPEASISSALSRDTELFEKTAPSTYCVRPAYRKDPADSEAIYSSARERIRIFKSGLVGAEEADDGERDEDCETDVAKDPETDKLRVQTNMKKEVSSHEEFNANTIVRSGKDNAEVLQTPDSCHEKVHEGLGSTADGGFNEQKDVRRSSEINGVADPILKGIDVDENTLGEPWVQGLMEGEYSDLSVEERLHALVALITVAIEGNSIRVVLEERLEAANALKKQMWAEAQLDKRRIKEDYLVKMQSFSNLGNKSEPAVTFPSVGDKECPVHTVEVENEKALLTPCDQHEQINSMQENQNLMPNSLEANLQKQDCSTGQDNYSLQQSIYAAEKSRSSFKSYIGQLGEQIFMHRSLPLGLDRRRNRYWQFITSASLSDPGCGRIFMELHDGCWKLIDSEEGFDALLASLDVRGIRESHLHATLQRIEMSFKESVRRNVQNDMKMQNGDTVEKLKTEAVKMVTDQDCSTNIYRPTSVCMDDLNTSVASTSFTVQLGRNEVEDKDAYMRYWDFEKWMLKECLNSSVSCAMKFGKKRCKELLLMCDLCHHVYFCRGTPCPSCHRTFSINQGNSSSFEHIARSEDKMKTDTHFFLDSSSLPLRMRLLKVLLSVVEATLPQEALQTYWTERYRKSWNSKLEASSSTEDILQMLTALECAIKREFLASDYETTSELLGSVCSSVCRPNDIIRGERIPVLPWVPYTTAAVTLRLMELDACIFYTSQQKLESEKDKQIGVVMKLPSKSVAAKISYNACAIESSFQTKHTVENWGALGAGLESYSRGQRTRQGRSDSHGQRSQGRVASSRPTSRKRSTTSNSRRIGKLHGWKGTLNGQGRVRGRRSIRSRQKPAAKMNVINDERDTPKDIMEETLIFVREEINEGETEANVLNASNSERSGYEGDLYRATGDEVDMDDDVNDDDIEDGQADLITGGNSNTGYSREENEEKTEDPDGVGSTSLDYSD, from the exons ATGGAGGAGGAGAACAAGCTACTGGAAGAGGAGAACAAGGTGAAGCGTAAAATGAAGTCTGCTTCACAGTTGGAGATTCTAGAAAAAGCATATGCTG CGGAGGCGTACCCGTCTGAGGCGTTCAGGGCTGAGTTATCTGTGAAGTTGGGTTTGTCTGATCGTCAGTTACAGATGTGGTTCTGTCACAGGAGACAGAAGGATAGGAAGGCTTCGCCGATTGTTAATAAGGCTGTGGCGCCAATTGGTCATGTGGATGCACAGTATGGGGTGATGGGCTTTACTACGATGGGAGCTGGATTGCCTGCAATGGAAGGCAGTAGTTACCGTGAAGCTCATCAGACATTACAGGAGCTGCGAGCTGTTGCATTGGTGGAAAGACAGTTGGGGGAGACATTAAGAGAGGATGGACCTATTCTTGGGATGGAGTTTGATTCCCTGCCACCCGGTGCATTTGGTGCACCATTAG GAGCAGTGGCAATGGGACAAAACAGCCAATCTGAATGGCCTGTTGAGGCAAAGGTTTATGAACATCTGGATAAG GGCATTTCAAGGACTCTCCATGAATATCAATTTATTCCAGAGCAGCCAACTGTTAAAAATGAGATATACGAGAGAGATACTACATCCGTTCACTTTAGTTCTCTTGATGGTGTTCCACATTCTAGTGCGCTGTCTTTCCTTAACGGGAATGAATCTGCACCTAAGGTATATGGAGTCCAAGGTCAGAAGATACCTGGTCTAAATCTTTTGTCCGAGTCTCAGCATCAGCAAGGTAGGCAGAATCATCTCATGCTTTCTGCTTCAGGAGGGAATGACAATGTTCCACTAAAGAACCCATTTGTTGATGTAACTCTTAATACTCAAAGGGGGGCTCACCAAGTAACTCTGATTAACACCCCTCTAGTGCTATCTGATAGGAGGGTTATCCACGAGGAGGAACTTTCAAGGTTTCAAAGGAAGCGAAAG AATGAAGAGGCTAGATTGCAACGGGAACTTGAAGTACAAGAAAAAAGAATTAGAAAAGAACTTGTAAAACAGGATATTCTAAGGCAGAAG AGAGAGGAGCAAATAAAGAAAGAGATggagaggcaagaacgtgaaatgCAGAAGGAAAAGGAAAGGTGCCTTAGAGAACAGAAGCGCGAGCAAGAGCGACAGGAAAAGTTTTTGCAGAAGGAATCAATCAGA GCTGAGAAACTGAGACAGAAGGAAGAACTACAGAGGGTGAAGGAGGCGGCAAGGATTAAAGCTGCAGGTGAGAGAGCTATTGCCCGCAGAATGGTCAAAGATGCAATAGACCTTATTGAAGACGAACGTCTGGAACTCATGGAATTAGCTGCATCAAAGAAGGGGCTATCTTCAATACTGGATCTTGACTACGAAACTATGCAAAATCTGGAATTATATGGTG ATGGGCCTACTTCCTTCCCACCCAAGTCTGTACAGTTGAAAAGAGCTTTTTCAATTCAACCTTGGGCAGATTCTGACGAGAATGTAGGAGATCTTCTAATG GTTTGGAAGTTCTTGATTACCTTTGCTGATGTTCTTGGAATATGGCCATTTACATTGGATGAGCTTATACAAGCTTTTCATGATTAT GACCCTAGGATGTTAGGTGAGATCCATATTGTTCTTCTGAGATCCATTATAAAAGATGTTGAAGATGTTGCAAGAACACCCACTACTGGATTAGGAGCTAACCAAAATAGTGTTCCGGGCTCTGGTGGGGGGCATCCACAGGTAGTTGAAGGG GCATATGCATGGGGTTTTGATATAAAAAATTGGCAGCGGCATTTAAATCCATTAACATGGCCAGAGATTTTGCGACAATTTGCCTTGTCAGCTGGATTTGGGCCTCAATTGAAGAAACAGAATATTGAGCCAGTGCATCCTAGCAACCATGAG GGTAATGATGGTAAAGATATAATTTCTAATCTACGAAATGGAGCTGCTGTTGAAAATGCTGTTGCTATTATGCAAGAGAAAGGTTTAACTAATCCAAGAAGAAATAGGCATCGATTGACGCCTGGAACTGTTAAATATGCTGCATTTCATGTCCTTTCTTTGGAAGGAAGCAGAGGCCTCAATATATTGGAAGTTGCAGACAAGATTCAG AAATCTGGACTCCGTGATCTTACAACTAGCAAAAACCCAGAGGCTTCTATATCTTCTGCTTTGTCTAGGGATACAGAACTATTTGAAAAGACTGCTCCTTCAACATACTGTGTACGTCCTGCATACAGAAAGGACCCAGCTGATTCTGAAGCAATTTATTCATCTGCCAGGGAAAGAATCAGGATATTCAAAAGCGGACTCGTGGGTGcagaagaagctgatgatggTGAAAGGGATGAAGATTGTGAAACTGATGTGGCAAAAGATCCTGAGACTGATAAATTAAGAGTTCaaacaaatatgaaaaaggaGGTCTCAAGTCATGAGGAATTTAATGCAAACACTATTGTGAGAAGTGGGAAGGACAATGCTGAGGTTTTGCAAACTCCTGATAGTTGCCATGAGAAAGTTCATGAGGGGTTAGGATCAACTGCTGATGGAGGCTTTAATGAACAGAAAGATGTTCGTAGATCTAGTGAAATTAATGGGGTTGCCGATCCTATTCTAAAAGGCATAGATGTTGATGAAAACACTCTTGGTGAACCATGGGTACAAGGGCTTATGGAGGGAGAGTATTCAGATCTTAGTGTAGAGGAGCGTCTTCACGCTCTTGTTGCTTTGATTACTGTGGCAATTGAAGGGAATTCTATCCGTGTTGTACTTGAG GAACGTCTAGAAGCCGCAAATGCTTTAAAGAAGCAGATGTGGGCTGAGGCACAACTTGATAAACGACGTATTAAAGAGGATTATCTTGTTAAAATGCAATCTTTCTCCAATTTGGGAAACAAGAGTGAACCAGCTGTTACATTTCCATCAGTAGGGGATAAAGAGTGCCCAGTGCATACTGTTGAAGTTGAAAATGAGAAGGCTTTACTCACTCCCTGCGACCAGCATGAACAGATAAATTCAATGCAGGAAAATCAAAATCTTATGCCGAATTCGTTAGAAGCGAACTTGCAGAAGCAAGATTGTTCCACTGGCCAAGATAATTATTCTCTCCAACAATCTATTTACGCTGCTGAAAAATCAAGGTCGAGTTTTAAATCATATATTGGTCAATTGGGGGAACAAATTTTCATGCATAGATCATTGCCTCTTGGTTTGGATCGAAGACGAAACCGATACTGGCAGTTCATTACTTCTGCTTCTCTAAGCGATCCAGGTTGTGGCAGGATTTTTATGGAATTGCATGATGGCTGTTGGAAGCTGAttgattctgaagag GGTTTTGATGCTCTATTGGCATCATTGGATGTACGTGGAATCAGGGAGTCCCACTTGCATGCGACGTTGCAAAGAATTGAGATGTCCTTCAAAGAATCTGTTAGAAGAAATGTTCAAAATGACATGAAAATGCAAAATGGAGACACTGTCGAAAAACTCAAGACAGAGGCAGTTAAAATGGTCACAGACCAAGATTGCAGTACTAATATTTACCGTCCCACTTCTGTCTGCATGGATGATTTGAACACATCAGTGGCCTCGACATCTTTTACGGTTCAGCTTGGGAGAAATGAAGTTGAAGACAAAGATGCTTATATGAGATATTGGGACTTTGAGAAATGGATGCTAAAGGAATGTCTAAATAGCTCAGTATCATGTGCAATGAAGTTTGGGAAGAAAAGGTGCAAAGAACTACTTCTCATGTGTGACTTGTGTCATCATGTCTATTTCTGTAGAGGAACACCATGTCCTTCATGCCATAGAACTTTCAGTATCAATCAGGGAAATTCTAGTTCTTTTGAACATATTGCTCGTTCTGAAGACAAGATGAAGACCGACACTCATTTTTTTCTTGATTCATCCTCTTTGCCATTGAGAATGAGGTTGCTCAAAGTCCTCTTGTCAGTTGTTGAG GCAACTCTTCCTCAAGAAGCTCTTCAAACTTATTGGACAGAGAGGTACAGAAAGTCTTGGAATTCAAAGCTGGAAGCTTCCTCATCGACTGAAGATATTCTGCAG ATGTTGACTGCATTGGAATGTGCTATAAAAAGGGAGTTTTTGGCTTCAGACTATGAAACTACCAGTGAGCTGTTAGGTTCTGTTTGCTCTTCTGTATGTCGTCCTAATGATATCATTCGTGGGGAAAGGATACCTGTGCTTCCATGGGTGCCATATACAACTGCTGCTGTGACTCTAAGGCTCATGGAACTCGATGCATGCATATTTTACACTTCACAACAAAAGCTGGAGTCGGAGAAGGATAAACAAATTGGGGTTGTTATG AAGCTTCCATCAAAATCTGTTGCTGCTAAAATTTCCTACAACGCATGTGCGATTGAATCTTCATTTCAGACTAAGCATACTGTAGAGAACTGGGGTGCTCTTGGTGCTGGTCTTGAGAGCTACAGCAGAGGACAAAGGACTCGACAAGGCCGCAGTGACTCTCATGGTCAAAGATCACAAGGAAGAGTTGCTAGTTCAAGACCCACTTCCAGAAAGAGAAGTACTACATCTAACAGCAGGAGAATAGGAAAATTACATGGATGGAAAGGGACACTGAACGGACAAGGACGCGTTCGGGGTCGGAGGAGCATTAGAAGTAGGCAGAAACCAGCAGCCAAGATGAATGTGATTAATGATGAGAGAGATACCCCAAAAGACATCATGGAGGAAACACTAATCTTTGTCAGAGAGGAAATTAATGAAGGTGAAACAGAAGCCAATGTTCTAAATGCTAGCAATTCGGAAAGATCAGGCTACGAAGGTGATCTTTATCGAGCAACAGGAGACGAAGTGGATATGGATGATGATGTCAATGACGATGACATTGAAGATGGGCAGGCAGATCTTATAACTGGAGGGAACTCAAACACAGGGTACAGCagagaagaaaatgaagaaaaaaccgAGGATCCAGATGGTGTTGGTTCTACCTCATTAGATTACAGTGATTAA